In Besnoitia besnoiti strain Bb-Ger1 chromosome I, whole genome shotgun sequence, the genomic window CGAGCCTTGACAGACGCTGCGCTGGATCAATGCGAGTGAAGCGACTTGTTTCGCAGGCTAGTTTGTGTGTCTCGCAggtgcctctccgccctgcctgcgcgcgggcaGAACGAGCACGTGGAGGGAAAGAACGCCCTGTGATGACCGTTCTCTCTCTTACAGAAGAGTCCGGTAAAATAGACGGCCGATCTTCGCGTCTTGCATCGAAGAACCGGGACAAATTACTCTTCCCCTCCTCCCGATTTCGTCTGAAGTCCCAAGAgtgcgagagagacacgagcAGGGCCAAGATGCGAGAAGTCGAACggcatgcgtgcatgcgccgaaTGACACACACCAGAAACGAGCGCAGGCCGGAAAGCGACATAAGGAGCGGAAAAACCAAGACACTAGCAGTGGCAGTGAAAATAAGGAAATGAGAAAAGGCTCCGAAGTCTTCACCTTAGTCATCTACCGACGACATAGCTGTGACTCCTTCCTGCCGTCTCCATCGCTCGACTATGGCAGGCCGCAGTTTGCGAGTCGAACTCGAGAGGTACTGCGAGACAGCCGTGACTCTACGCGGCGCAAAGCAAGAGAGAGACCGGGAGACTCTTTCATAGGAGCTCTTGCGTTGAACAGGGGAGGGGAAAGACTGGTGTCGCCTGCTCAAGAGCTCTCACCAGAGATTTCCCTTTTCGAAGTTGGCTGACGAAGAACGCAGGACGTCGTCATTCCGTATCGGGGGCACCGCTAGTCGAGGATACGCGAGCTCCTATTCGGACAGGGACGAATGCAGTGCAGTGACTTCGCCCTCActgctttcgcctctctaCGTGAAAGAATACTGGGCCCTTCCCCCTCCTTGATGTGTTCGCTCTCCCCTACATCCTCGAGCTGCGACAGTTTATGTGTGTAGGCGTGCTTAAATACCTGAAATGTGCATGTCTGCGGCTCTCTACGAAGTATTTGTCAGGTTACCGCCGCGAACGCCTACATGCTTTGGCATCTAAAACACTCTCGCATGGGAAGCACTTCGAGACTCCCTCAGGAAACAGGAGCCCCGCTGAAGTGGTAAATCCAGAAAACTACACCACAAAGAACAGGGCGTCATGAGCCAAAATCAATTCGCCGACATGCTGTGGAACACGAGAAAAAAGCACAAAATGCCGTCTTATCCTGGTCAaggcatatatatgttgAGATATTAGTCAAGATCCACGCGGACATGGGTTCAACTGCTGTACCGGTGTCTCTTGCATACGCTCGTCATTCTAAAACTTGACTTCTTCACTTCATCGTTGCGGAACAATCTACGGAAGAGAAATAGGCCACGTTTTTCCGGCCTCGTTGGCTTGCTTATTAAGTGATCTAGGCCTCCAAAAGCAAGACGCACACAACCGAGGAAGGATTTCTATCAGGATTTCCCAAACTAGAATCCATTTTAATGCCGAACTTGAGGAAccaagagaaaaagaagacaggTAAACATTCAATTTTGAAATTGACTATCATTAAGAAACTCGTAGACCGATTTGAAGCGATCGCAGTGAACGAGAAGCGACGGATCTACCGATTACCAGCAAGTTGGGTGTTGATGAAAAGAAGGATCACCCTTGTTGCCATTGCGCTACAGCCCGCTTCTCCGTTACGAGGCCCTACGTCTGCTGAGACAAACCTATACTACGTCGCTCTGAAAAAGTAGAGAGAAGTCCCAGTGTGTCGAATGAGTAAATGGAAAGAAAGCACAGCCCCTCTGTCTGTGTAGACGCCATGGCCTCGCATGAAACTCCACGAAACCAAATAGATGAAGAATCAGCGATAATGCGTCCGCACAGCACTTGTTCGTGAACAGAAATGTCGCACAATCAAATCGAGAGACACAATGGGCATCGCGACCAAGGTATATTCAGACCACTACTATTTATCGCGCCAAGTGCTGTCAGGGCCCCGTAGAGTCCATCGGCGTCCGGTAATACATGCGCTCAATTTTTGTCATCCTCAGGTCGCGGACACCCAAGTCATTCACGCGCACGACACAGCgcacacagcagcagcacactCGGCATCTTTCACAATTGCGCCTTGTCAGGGATAGATTATTAATTGGATAATGCCAGCGACGCAAGCGTTGACTCGCGCCTCCATTAAAATGCGCTTGGGAAATGGTATCATCAGAAGGGCGCAAAAGCAACAGTCCACAACCACGAGACGACAAATCCGACTGCCACGCAAAACAAGGAGAAAACCACGCTGTCAGCTGCTAGCGTCAGACAAATGCCTCAATTGCATCACGGGAACATGACCTCGACAGGCACTGTCTACAGCCACAGTTCATTCTCGTCATCAAGTCATCACTCTAGAGCCTTGCGCGCAAACTCACGGAAACTCGCGAAAACAGAACGTAGCCAAGTCGGATGCATCACCGGGGAAAAGACTGAAAGCCAGCGTCAGACAAATGCCTCTATTGAATCACGGGAACATGACCTCGACAGGAACTGTCTACGGCCACAGTTCATTCTCGTCATCAAGTCATCACTCTAGAGCCTTGCGCGCAAACTCACGGAAACTCGCGAAAACAGAACGTAGCCAAGTCGGATGCATCACCGGGGAAAAGACTGAAAGCCAGCGTCAGACAAATGCCTCTATTGAATCACGGGAACATGACCTCGACAGGAACTGTCTACGGCCACAGTTCATTCTCGTCATCAAGTCATCACTCTGGCGTTTCTGGAGTCGGCTGAGCCTACATCGTGGAATGAAAGCCAACGGCACTTACACACCCATGCCACGGCGTGGTACAACACTGGAGACACACCGATGAAGGTGGCAAGGCATCGCCGGCAAATTCACACAGCAAAGAAACAAGCGGGACTCCAAGGGAACGAAATGGCACGCGAATTACGGAATAGGATCCAAACGGCAATGAGCGTCAGAGTAACTATGACGAAAAGAAAGGGTCTCCATGGGAATGCAGAAACTAAGAAGACGCCAAAACGGCGTCTGCAGTCTGCTATCAGAAACCATACGAATTTCATCACATTCTCATTGCCCGGAGAGACTCAAAAACGTGGAAAAAAGCACTTTCGTAGGACGCGCGCCAGAAAAAGGCAGAGGACACAGAACACGAGAGGCTGTGCTGTACACCAAACCGGGAAATATCTATGTTCAGGGCTCTCCTTGTCTGCCTAAAGCCACGCTGAGCCAGTGTCCTCCCCCAGAGGGCCGCTGCCGTGGTGTGTGAGATGCGCGCGCGCATGTCAACTTCTCTGCGTTGCCCTCAGCGAGCGCCAAGAAAGCGTCTAGTTCTTCTTTGACGGGAGACTTTTCAACAAAAGTTCGTTCGATACATGGGATGCAGACACACGACGCTCAGATCGTCGCTCGACAGCGGCAGTCTGCAGGACACAGTGCTCGCCTCAGCCACAAACTTAGGCGCTGGTGTTGCGAGTGTAGATGTACTGCGAGTGGTGATGCTCACCGACGATCTTAATCAGACCCTGatcgcggaggaagcggatcGCCTGGCGAGCCAGGGAAGCGTTCACCTTCAGCCTTTCGCACACGGTGTGCGGGGTGATCAGGCGCGCCTTGGGGATTTCAGAGAGCAACTTGTCGTAAGTTGCCTTGTCAAACAGAACGGCGTGGTTCAGCTTGTCCTTGCTCTTGCCCTTTGACCACTTCTGCGGAAGCGAGGCAAAAGAAGGAAGAATCAACAGAGCACACGAATGAGCCGAGGGGCCACGCGGACACAGGAGAGAAAGTGCAGGAACCCGCCAAGCAGGCACAAAAGGGAGAGCAACCAGGAGAAAGCAGGAGAGCTTCGATTTCAGCGTCGGATTGTCAGCTAAAGGTTGTCCTCAACACTTCCGCCAAAAGACGAGAAGATCAGACCTATCATTGAGTGTCATCCTCGagctctccttcctcctccgcagccggCACACAGACTTCCGCAAGTAAAGAAAACCGTCGCGTACACAGAGAACACGACAGCGCGAGAGTCAGAGCGTCGAAAGACGAACCAAAGAAACGATGGACTTGAACACACGCAGGGAAAACGCAGTCGACGCAACACCTGAGCAAGTAGCTCTGCGGAACCTTGCACAGGGGACCATAATGAAAGCTGGAAATGCAGATCAGACCGCAGGGGCTGCTCGCTCACCTTCTTGTTCTTTCGGctgccggccgcggccgcggcggcgatcTGCTCTTtagtcttcttctccttaGGCGCCATCGTGAATCTGTAGACAGGGACAGGAGCGGAAAGCAGCAGGTGAAGCTCCGTCACGACCAGGGCCCCCGGGAGCCACTCAAAGCCGAAAACGCATGTCcgttgccgccgcgggggtTGAGGGCCTGTGAGTCCCTGTGTGCCTCCACACCGCACGAAATCGAAACAGCCTCGCGAACCACCCCCACAGGTGGCGAGGCATGAGAGCTCGAATGGCTGACCGCCAAACTCAACACTCGCATTCAAGCAAGCCTCAGTCAATCGCGAAGAAAAGCGGAGACACCGATTCGCGTTGCGAGACAACCGACCTAGGCTGGCGGAATCGCAACAGGGCGAAGCTCGGCGCAGTCAGAATCACAGACTACGACTTTGGTGCGCTCCCAGGGGCGAAGCATGCAATCCAAGTCGAAGCAGACGGATCCGTGATGAACAGTCAACATGAAGTGGAAAACAAGATTTGAATGGAGACTCTCTGTTGTTGTTGAGTGCACACCCAGCAAGTCTGGGGACCCGCCGCCACACACGAGCGggaagctgcagaagaaagcgcagGGCGCACGACCCCATCGCTGCGAAAAAACTCCGCTGATACGACGAGGCAAGGGTacagggcgaggcggagagactgCAAAAGGGACGAAATATCGCGCAAAGGTGGACAGGGAAAGGCACGTTTCCACGAAAGAGGAGCGCAAAGCCGTGGGGGAGTGCGGAAATACCCGGGACGGGCAAAAGTAAGTGAACCTTTGGGAGAACGTCCAGAAGTTCGGGTATGCAGACAAATGTTGCGGTGAATCGCGGGCAAAAGGGATTTTACCAGGACTCCCAAAACAAACCGCCCCAAGCGAAAAAACAAACGATGGGAGGATACGCACTGCAGGCAGACGAagggggagaagaggcgcggccgtcgcttACCTTGGTCGTCAGAGAGCACAAAATTCAATTCCCGAGAAGAAGATTTTCTGCAAGCTGGCGAGAATGCAAAGGATCTTCACCACGAAAAACGCCGAGACACAAACGGCTACACGGCGACCcagctctccgccgcgccctcgatCCCcatcctgcgccgcctccgccacaCCGATGCTCATTTAAATGCCTTGACCCCACACGTGTGGGCAGCCAGCCTCTTTTCCACGCTGCATGCAGTACGCTGTAGACGCACGGCTCTCCTCCAGCTTCCGTTGAGAAACGGCTGCCGACTCTTGTTCGCCAAGGAGACGACGTCCCTTGAAAAACGGCGCGATCCTCCAGAGGCGGTACGCGACGGGCAGCTGTGATGCCggatgcgcatgcgcggcgacaCACCTCAAGCCTCTGGGGCGGGAAAGAAGCGTGTCTCAATCAGCCAGGTTGCTCGACTCTCGTTGCGCTTCGCGTTTGTTTGTTAGCAGCTCTTCTTCAAGCAGATGACTCCCCACTTCGGGACGACTCAGCCTAGAGGAGCAGGTTTGGGCGAggtgcgccgcaggcccgaGGCCTTGACTGATTTCTTCCCACGCACACGGGTCAGAAGACGGGGGctcggaggaggcgccggctggCCTTGGCTCTCATGCTCCATTTCAGTTTACCCCGCAGAATGACGTGATGGCAGCGTTCACACGAGCATCCTGTGGACTGGTCGTGGCGCCAGTTCGCGAGGtggtgcctctctgcgccagcTTTTTTTCTGTGCGAGGTCGAAGGGTTGGTCACGCGCTCGGCAGACAAATTGAAGATGGCATGGCGCAAGGTGAAAGACCCTACCAACAGACACACGAGACAGTTACGTATTTTGACCAAGGAGCAGTTGCCAGGAACATGAACGCTTGTACGCCAGGTTCGCACCATTTGTCTGGGTTTTTTAAAACAAAGGTAGAACGTTGCTGCGCGAAAGCGTGCCCTACGCACTAGGGTTCATGCAACCGCGACTGAACCGGTTGCAGAATTCCGGTATCGGCTTCAGATCGGAATTCTGCAGTCATTAGGTACATCGCACAAACCGACCAGCACACGAAAGCGCGTTCGTCACGCTCGCGGTGCCCCAGCGAAGCGGTTCAAACTCCGGTGACCGCCACGGATGTTTTCAGGCATCTTTTCTCGTGCGAAATTCAGAATCTCACACGGCCCTGCTGCGGCTGATAATTAGCTTTTGGCTGTGAGTCCCGTGAGGTATCGGCAGACCACGGGAGCGCGGAACCGGCGAGAACGCTCCTCTTTTTCGGGAAAGCAACGACTGTCGTGGGACGGGGAAGCTAGGTCGGATAGCGTTGTGTGTCTGCCACGGAACCCGCTGACCACGAGCAGATGACACGTGCGATTTCATGCATCCGTTCACGCAGAAACCGCCCTGCTGTCGTAAGTTCCGTGGTCCCCAAGCAGGAAACGGTGCTGCCATGCCATTTCGCGCGTCGAAAACTGCGGCTGCCAAGGCTGCCAGCTAAGGGCTCTTCTTGTGTCGGACGGAATATCCCTCAAAATTTCCTGCTGTTGCATCGTGTCAGTGTTGCCGAAGGATCCACTGATGCTCTCAAGTTGAGTTTGTTCACGCGGCCCGTGGCCGCAGCGACAGTTCTGAGTCAAAAAACCGACTGCCGCAACTTTTGGGAGCGCGACGGGACGTTGGGTCAGCAACGATACGAGAACGCATCGGTGATGAGAGTCACGGTTGCAGGACCAGAAACAAGAGCGCGAGccgtctccgcagcgtctTTACCTCGCCCACGACAAAACAAAACGCTTTTAAAAAACCAGCGGAGGCACCAGCACAAGGCGTGTTGGATGGACGCACAGCACACGGCGGTGTCTGACCGCATAGACGCTTGTTCGGACCTAGGGCTGCAGCATTATCAGCGTTGAAATTGAAAAATAGGAGCGAGCGTCAATGCGGTCGGCGTACAGCATGCCAAGGCTGAAGATGGAAAAGAGAAGGCGCTGTAACGGCAGGCAGGAGAAGCGCTAGCGGTGAGCAACACGTTTGAACAAAGAGATGCGCTGTTTGCGCATGTGGATCCTCCGCATACTCTGCGTTGCTCTCTAGTTCTCCGGTAGTCACGCTGCGGCACCTCTTTCCTTCAATCTTTTCGAGTCCTTCCTTTTTGCCTGTTCGCTTCCTTTCAAGCTCAGCCGGAAACGGGCAGCGTTCTTCGCGCCG contains:
- a CDS encoding ribosomal protein RPS25 (encoded by transcript BESB_010120), which produces MAPKEKKTKEQIAAAAAAGSRKNKKKWSKGKSKDKLNHAVLFDKATYDKLLSEIPKARLITPHTVCERLKVNASLARQAIRFLRDQGLIKIVGEHHHSQYIYTRNTSA